One window from the genome of Flavobacterium agricola encodes:
- a CDS encoding septal ring lytic transglycosylase RlpA family protein, with protein sequence MKLNFLFKSALLFTALISFTACSSTKSSVKNNTPKQTATKHKTKNKSKSYKKNVIASYYHDKFNGRTTASGEKFNNNKLTAAHKTLPFGTIVKVTNTANNQSVIVKVNDRGPFTKGREIDLSKKAFFDISENKKNGLLHVNIEILD encoded by the coding sequence ATGAAACTAAATTTTTTATTTAAATCAGCTTTACTTTTTACAGCTTTAATAAGCTTTACAGCCTGTTCTAGCACTAAAAGTTCGGTTAAAAACAACACGCCAAAACAAACAGCTACCAAGCACAAAACTAAAAACAAATCAAAATCGTATAAAAAAAATGTGATTGCGAGCTATTATCACGATAAATTTAATGGAAGAACCACAGCTAGCGGAGAAAAATTTAACAACAACAAATTAACCGCAGCACATAAAACTTTACCTTTTGGTACTATTGTAAAGGTTACCAACACAGCTAACAATCAATCTGTAATTGTGAAAGTTAATGACCGAGGCCCGTTTACTAAAGGACGAGAAATAGATTTATCAAAAAAAGCATTTTTTGATATCAGCGAAAATAAAAAAAACGGATTATTACATGTTAACATAGAAATTTTAGACTGA
- the topA gene encoding type I DNA topoisomerase yields MAKNLVIVESPAKAKTIEKFLGSDFKVESSFGHIADIPANEMGVDIENNFKPTYEVSADKKALVKKLKQLAKDAEMVWLASDEDREGEAIAWHLAEELNIKPEKRKRIVFHEITKNAILKAIENPRDIDYNLVNAQQARRVLDRLVGYELSPVLWRKVKRGLSAGRVQSVSVRLIVEREREIQDFNSVATYNISAEFKTENGKSFKAKLPKSFATQQEAEAFLQANVGSTYKVSDIETKPAKKSPAAPFTTSTLQQEAARKLGLPVGVTMMLAQRLYEAGLITYMRTDSVNLSNEAMSAAQAEIIRSYGKEFSKPRNFATKSKGAQEAHEAIRPTDMSKHSVAIDRDQARVYDLIWKRTLASQMSDAQLERTNLKVEANNHSDLFTATGEMIKFDGFLRVYLEGHDDEEEQEEGMLPSLKVNEPLSANYIAATQRFSRPPARYSEAALVKKLEELGIGRPSTYAPTITTIINRNYVEKGTFEGSERQYNQLILKNNTIATKQLTENTGSDKGKLVPTDIGVIVNDFLVKNFDTILDYNFTAKVEQDFDEIAEGKENWTNMMHQFYSHFHPKVNDVMDNAERESGERTLGVDPQSGKPVSVRLGKFGPMAQIGEREDEERKFASLRSDQNIASITLEEALKLFELPKKLGEFESEEVEVNNGRFGPYVKFGSQFISLPKGMDPVDVSLAMAIEIIKEKQKADAPIATFKGMDVQKGVGRFGPFLKWNGMFINVNKKYDFDNLSQADIVELIEDKIQKEIDKVIHNWEDEGIRVEKARWGRSTIISGKVKIELSKDVDAVQLTLDEVKEMIAKKTPEKKTAAKKTTATKAKTTTAKKATTKTTAKKAAPKK; encoded by the coding sequence ATGGCAAAAAATTTAGTGATTGTTGAGTCTCCTGCTAAGGCAAAAACGATAGAAAAGTTTCTGGGTAGCGATTTTAAGGTCGAATCCAGTTTTGGTCATATTGCTGATATTCCTGCTAACGAAATGGGCGTAGATATAGAAAATAATTTTAAACCTACGTACGAAGTTTCCGCAGATAAAAAAGCATTGGTTAAAAAACTTAAACAGTTAGCTAAAGATGCCGAAATGGTTTGGTTAGCATCCGATGAGGACCGCGAAGGTGAAGCTATTGCTTGGCACCTGGCCGAAGAATTAAATATTAAACCTGAAAAAAGAAAACGCATTGTATTTCACGAAATTACTAAAAATGCAATTTTAAAAGCGATAGAAAATCCTCGTGATATTGATTATAATTTAGTTAATGCACAACAAGCACGCCGTGTATTAGACCGTTTGGTGGGCTACGAACTTTCGCCGGTTTTATGGCGCAAAGTTAAACGCGGATTATCTGCCGGACGTGTACAATCGGTTTCGGTACGTTTAATTGTTGAACGCGAACGCGAAATACAAGACTTTAATTCGGTTGCAACCTATAATATTTCTGCAGAATTTAAAACTGAAAACGGAAAATCTTTTAAAGCAAAATTACCTAAATCATTTGCTACGCAACAAGAAGCTGAAGCTTTTTTACAAGCAAATGTAGGGTCTACTTATAAGGTTTCAGACATCGAAACCAAACCCGCAAAAAAATCGCCAGCAGCACCATTTACAACTTCTACCTTACAACAAGAAGCTGCTCGTAAATTAGGATTACCTGTTGGGGTAACCATGATGTTAGCTCAACGTTTATATGAAGCAGGGTTAATTACTTATATGAGAACCGATAGCGTGAACTTATCTAATGAAGCAATGAGCGCTGCTCAAGCCGAAATTATTCGTTCATACGGTAAAGAATTTTCTAAACCTCGCAATTTTGCAACCAAATCTAAAGGCGCTCAAGAAGCCCACGAAGCCATTCGTCCAACCGATATGAGTAAGCATTCGGTAGCTATTGATCGTGATCAGGCACGTGTATACGATTTAATTTGGAAACGTACTTTAGCTTCGCAAATGAGCGACGCGCAGTTAGAACGTACCAATTTAAAGGTTGAAGCAAATAACCACAGCGATCTTTTTACAGCAACTGGTGAAATGATTAAGTTTGATGGCTTTTTACGTGTGTATTTAGAAGGGCACGATGACGAAGAAGAGCAAGAAGAAGGTATGTTACCAAGCTTAAAAGTTAACGAACCGTTATCAGCAAATTACATTGCAGCAACCCAACGTTTTTCTCGTCCGCCAGCACGTTATTCAGAAGCTGCTTTAGTTAAAAAATTAGAAGAATTAGGTATCGGACGTCCGTCAACCTACGCACCAACCATTACAACAATTATTAACCGTAATTATGTTGAAAAAGGAACGTTTGAAGGTAGTGAACGTCAGTACAACCAACTAATTCTTAAAAATAATACCATTGCAACCAAGCAATTAACAGAAAATACAGGCTCGGATAAAGGTAAATTAGTACCAACCGATATTGGTGTTATCGTAAACGATTTCTTGGTTAAAAATTTCGATACCATTTTAGATTACAACTTTACCGCAAAGGTAGAGCAGGATTTTGATGAGATTGCTGAAGGTAAAGAAAACTGGACCAATATGATGCATCAATTCTATTCGCATTTTCACCCAAAAGTGAACGATGTTATGGATAATGCAGAACGCGAATCGGGTGAACGTACCTTAGGTGTTGATCCGCAATCCGGAAAACCTGTATCTGTTCGTTTAGGTAAATTTGGTCCAATGGCTCAAATTGGAGAACGTGAAGATGAAGAACGTAAATTTGCAAGTTTACGTTCAGATCAAAACATAGCAAGCATTACATTAGAAGAAGCTTTAAAACTTTTTGAATTACCAAAAAAACTAGGCGAATTTGAAAGTGAAGAAGTTGAAGTAAATAATGGCCGATTTGGTCCTTACGTTAAATTCGGGTCTCAATTTATTTCTTTGCCAAAAGGCATGGATCCGGTTGATGTTTCGTTAGCTATGGCTATCGAAATTATTAAAGAAAAACAAAAAGCTGATGCACCAATTGCAACCTTTAAAGGTATGGATGTGCAAAAAGGCGTAGGGCGTTTCGGTCCATTCTTAAAATGGAACGGCATGTTTATTAACGTGAATAAAAAATATGATTTTGATAACCTATCTCAAGCAGATATTGTAGAATTGATTGAAGATAAAATTCAAAAAGAAATCGATAAAGTAATTCACAATTGGGAAGACGAAGGTATTCGTGTCGAAAAAGCACGTTGGGGACGTTCAACTATTATTAGTGGTAAAGTTAAAATCGAATTGTCTAAAGATGTTGATGCAGTACAATTAACCTTAGATGAGGTAAAAGAAATGATTGCTAAAAAAACGCCCGAAAAGAAAACGGCTGCTAAAAAAACAACAGCAACCAAAGCTAAAACAACTACGGCAA